The following DNA comes from Acidobacteriota bacterium.
AGCCGCGCCATTTCCGCGGTCTGGTTCTGGCACCAGATCTGGCCCCAGCCGAGAAAGAAGCGCTGCTCGGAGGTGAACCCATCAATCGGCGGCACGCGCCTGCCGCCAAGCGTGTCCACGAGCGCCATCAGCGCCAGGCGGACGCCTCCGTGGTCGGCGGTGTTTTCGCCCAGCGTCAGCTTGCCGTTGAGCGTCACCTCATCGATCGCGGTGTACCCCCCGTACTGCGTCACCAGGCACGCCGTGCGCTCCTCGAACCGATGGGCGTCCTCGGGGGTCCACCAGTCGCGCAGGTTGCCCTCCGCGTCGAACTGCCGCCCCTCGTCGTCGAACCCGTGCGTCAGTTCGTGGCCGATGACCGCGCCGATGGCGCCGAAGTTGACGGCATCGTCGAGGTCGCGATCGAAGAACGGCGGCTGCAGGATGCCTGCCGGGAAATTGATATTGTTCATCTGGGGATCGTAGTAGGCGTCGACCGTCGGAGGGCTGATCAGCCACTCCGCACGATCGACCGGCCGGCCGATTTTTGCCATCTGGCGGTCGAACTCGAACGAGTTGCTCCGGAAGAGATTCCCCAGCGCATCGCCGCGCACGATCTCGAGGCGCCCGTAATCGCGCCAGCGATCGGGATAACCGATCTTCTCGGCAATCGCATCGAGCTTCGCCCGCGCCTGCCGCTTGGTGGGCTCGCTCATCCACGACAGGTCGCGGATGTCCGCCTGAAGCGCCTTCTCGAGCGCCCGGACCATCGCCAGCGCACGAAGCTTGCCGTCGGCGCCGAAAGTCTCGCCGACGAACAGTCGTCCGAGCGCCTCGCCGAGGCTCCGGTCGGTTGCCTCCACGCAGCGCCTCCAGCGCGGCGCCAACTGCGAGGCGCCCGTCAGCGTCCTGCCATAGAACGAGAAATTCTCGTCGACCAACGCGGAGGCGAGCACGGGCGCGCTGGTGCGCACCAGATGCCAGGTCAGGTACGTCTTCCATTCTTCGAGGCTGCGCTGCTGGATCTGCTGCTCGACTGCCGCGAGGAACTCGGGCGCCGCCACGTTCAAC
Coding sequences within:
- a CDS encoding M13 family metallopeptidase — translated: MAQPLPALQGAEPPGGQSDVTPGFDLTALDRATDPCTDFYQFACGGWIARNPAPPDQPKWSRFDELQRRNLATLRRILEAAAAARNSPDVDAAKIGGYYASCMDEPAIDARGLTPLDAYLEPIRAIASTADLSAAIGRLHRLGVRVAFRFRSEQDFKDATSVIAVADQGGLGLPDRDLYLKEDPRSAALRTQYGAHVERMFGLMGDPASTARAKAATIMAIETAFARASLDRAQRRDPARLYHKTTMAQVAASTQSFDWARYLRSIGAPDIKVLNVAAPEFLAAVEQQIQQRSLEEWKTYLTWHLVRTSAPVLASALVDENFSFYGRTLTGASQLAPRWRRCVEATDRSLGEALGRLFVGETFGADGKLRALAMVRALEKALQADIRDLSWMSEPTKRQARAKLDAIAEKIGYPDRWRDYGRLEIVRGDALGNLFRSNSFEFDRQMAKIGRPVDRAEWLISPPTVDAYYDPQMNNINFPAGILQPPFFDRDLDDAVNFGAIGAVIGHELTHGFDDEGRQFDAEGNLRDWWTPEDAHRFEERTACLVTQYGGYTAIDEVTLNGKLTLGENTADHGGVRLALMALVDTLGGRRVPPIDGFTSEQRFFLGWGQIWCQNQTAEMARLLAVTDPHSPGKYRVNGVVSSMPEFQKAFNCSAGAAMVRENMCRVW